A window of Castanea sativa cultivar Marrone di Chiusa Pesio chromosome 1, ASM4071231v1 contains these coding sequences:
- the LOC142622857 gene encoding homeobox protein ATH1, whose product MENDLFRVPIDMSSQSSVYISGFQQHTTPNSLVQSDSFDLNRENHIMSGFPVLSELQGGAINGLHPTLHTTNGVGIVDSNALVSLLGRNVVRESSLSSSRLTSNTEFHEQLAGGNSISAASLATFLSTRSGLQDNLNNLAMPTPSICPLEFLGTYASNGCSNGLNSSFTTSVNCGYDEVLGNTNTKYSAPLELGGKFQVRTVLQPYSSTGNPGANGCMSSSSGNLTANRPYSSTNFNNELSLTLATSEPSVLSGINIPDRCSEMGVSGVTRHCLNEKRLSSEQTSCNSKELSVSFGSYKPTRFSQAILGSRYLRVIQEILVQIANYSLENLDHMSYSNGRNGACSNMPFSSNCSAERWMSSTVPDVDGGFEPEMESTLRRRAIEAKKTQLLNLLQLVDERYNQCMDEVHTVISAFHAATELDPQIHARFAIQTISFLYKNLRERISNHILAMGAHFSSPCTKEKERSFETSFIQKQWALQQVKSKDHQLWRPQRGLPERSVSVLRAWMFQNFLHPYPKDAEKHLLAVKSGLTRSQVSNWFINARVRLWKPMIEEMYAEMNRRKARRDDEASQSDQRSHISINNPRLNVT is encoded by the exons ATGGAGAACGATTTGTTTAGAGTTCCAATAGATATGAGCAGCCAAAGTTCTGTTTACATTAGTGGGTTTCAGCAACATACAACACCTAATTCACTTGTGCAGTCTGACTCCTTTGACCTTAACCGTGAAAACCATATTATGTCTGGATTTCCGGTGCTTTCAGAATTGCAAGGAGGAGCTATCAATGGTCTCCATCCTACTCTTCACACCACAAATGGCGTGGGGATTGTTGATTCGAATGCATTGGTTTCATTGCTAGGACGAAATGTGGTGAGAGAATCCTCACTTTCCAGTTCACGTCTCACTAGTAACACTGAATTTCATGAGCAATTAGCTGGAGGAAATTCTATTTCTGCTGCTTCACTTGCTACCTTTCTGTCCACAAGAAGTGGTCTTCAAGATAATCTTAACAATTTAGCAATGCCAACACCTTCAATCTGTCCTTTGGAATTTCTAGGAACTTATGCTTCAAACGGCTGCTCAAATGGTTTAAATTCTTCTTTCACAACTTCTGTGAACTGTGGATATGATGAAGTACTTGGTAATACAAATACCAAGTATTCTGCTCCACTAGAACTTGGTGGGAAATTCCAAGTAAGGACAGTGCTTCAACCATATTCATCCACTGGAAATCCAGGTGCAAATGGATGTATGTCATCAAGTAGTGGAAATCTGACTGCAAATCGTCCGTACAGTTCCACTAATTTTAATAATGAGCTCTCTCTAACTCTTGCTACTTCTGAGCCTTCTGTTCTAAGTGGGATAAATATCCCAGATCGGTGCTCAGAAATGGGTGTCTCTGGTGTGACTCGCCACTGCTTGAATGAAAAAAGATTAAGCTCTGAACAAACTTCTTGCAACAGTAAGGAGCTTTCTGTAAGTTTCGGTTCTTACAAACCAACTCGATTCTCACAAGCAATATTAGGATCAAGATATCTTCGTGTAATTCAGGAAATACTAGTTCAAATTGCAAACTATTCACTAGAAAATCTAGACCATATGAGTTATTCAAATGGCCGGAATGGTGCTTGTTCAAATATGCCATTCTCTTCAAATTGCTCTGCTGAAAGATGGATGTCATCAACGGTTCCTGATGTGGATGGTGGATTTGAACCTGAAATGGAGTCCACATTGCGAAGACGTGCAATCGAAGCCAAAAAGACCCAGCTGCTGAATCTGCTACAATTG GTTGATGAGCGATACAACCAATGCATGGATGAGGTCCATACTGTGATATCTGCATTCCATGCTGCTACTGAGTTGGACCCTCAGATACATGCTCGTTTTGCCATTCAAACAATCTCTTTCTTGTATAAAAACTTGAGAGAGAGGATTAGCAACCATATCCTTGCAATGGGAGCACACTTCAGCAGCCCATgcacaaaagaaaaggaaagatcTTTTGAAACTTCTTTCATCCAAAAGCAATGGGCTCTCCAGCAGGTAAAAAGCAAAGATCATCAATTATGGAGACCCCAACGTGGCCTGCCAGAAAGATCTGTCTCTGTTTTACGGGCTTGGATGTTTCAGAACTTTCTTCATCC GTATCCTAAAGATGCAGAGAAGCATTTACTTGCAGTGAAGAGTGGATTGACTAGAAGCCAG GTTTCCAATTGGTTTATTAATGCTCGGGTTCGTCTGTGGAAACCAATGATTGAGGAAATGTATGCAGAGATGAATAGAAGAAAAGCGCGTCGAGATGATGAAGCAAGCCAAAGTGATCAGAGAAGCCACATAAGCATCAATAATCCAAGATTAAATGTGACTTGA
- the LOC142622448 gene encoding thiamine phosphate phosphatase-like protein isoform X1, with product MARVVIVFDFDKTIIDCDSDNWIVDELGVTQLFTQLLPTLPWNSLMDRMLMELHSQGKTIEDIAECLKKVPLNPRIISSIKSAHASGCDLRIVSDANAFFIETILKHHGLINCFSEINTNPSFIDREGRLRILQFHDLNTPPHGCNICPPNMCKGLIMEKIRASVSAEGNKRFIYLGDGTPDFCASLKLEGGDFLMPRKDFPIWEIICTNQGLIKANIHEWSNGEDLETTLLKLLNSFFLEEKSSKVTDQLAEVDCKFLTSSIITHA from the exons ATGGCAAGGGTGGTGATTGTTTTCGACTTTGACAAGACTATCATAGACTGTGATAGTGATAATTGGATCGTAGATGAGTTGGGTGTCACCCAATTGTTCACTCAGCTCCTCCCTACCTTGCCTTGGAACTCTCtcatg GATAGGATGTTGATGGAGCTTCACTCTCAAGGAAAGACGATTGAGGACATTGCAGAGTGCTTGAAAAAGGTTCCATTGAATCCTAGGATTATATCTTCAATTAAATCAGCACATGCTTCTGG GTGTGATTTGAGGATAGTCAGTGATGCAAATgcatttttcattgaaacaatcTTGAAACATCATGGGCTGATAAATTGTTTCTCAGAAATCAACACGAACCCAAGCTTTATTGACAGGGAAGGTAGGCTTAGAATCTTACAATTCCATGATCTCAATACGCCTCCTCATGGCTGCAATATTTGCCCTCCCAACATGTGCAAG GGTCTAATAATGGAAAAGATCAGAGCTTCTGTATCAGCAGAGGGAAATAAGCGGTTCATCTATCTTGGTGATGGAACCCCAGATTTCTGCGCCAGTTTGAAGCTTGAAGGAGGAGATTTCCTGATGCCAAGGAAAGATTTCCCAATCTGGGAAATAATATGCACCAACCAAGGACTTATAAAAGCAAACATTCATGAATGGAGCAATGGGGAGGACCTTGAAACCACACTGCTCAAGTTATTAAACTCATTCTTCCTTGAAGAGAAAAGCAGCAAGGTAACTGATCAGTTGGCTGAAGTTGATTGCAAGTTCCTCACAAGTTCAATCATTACCCATGCATGA
- the LOC142622448 gene encoding inorganic pyrophosphatase 1-like isoform X2: protein MHDRMLMELHSQGKTIEDIAECLKKVPLNPRIISSIKSAHASGCDLRIVSDANAFFIETILKHHGLINCFSEINTNPSFIDREGRLRILQFHDLNTPPHGCNICPPNMCKGLIMEKIRASVSAEGNKRFIYLGDGTPDFCASLKLEGGDFLMPRKDFPIWEIICTNQGLIKANIHEWSNGEDLETTLLKLLNSFFLEEKSSKVTDQLAEVDCKFLTSSIITHA, encoded by the exons atgcat GATAGGATGTTGATGGAGCTTCACTCTCAAGGAAAGACGATTGAGGACATTGCAGAGTGCTTGAAAAAGGTTCCATTGAATCCTAGGATTATATCTTCAATTAAATCAGCACATGCTTCTGG GTGTGATTTGAGGATAGTCAGTGATGCAAATgcatttttcattgaaacaatcTTGAAACATCATGGGCTGATAAATTGTTTCTCAGAAATCAACACGAACCCAAGCTTTATTGACAGGGAAGGTAGGCTTAGAATCTTACAATTCCATGATCTCAATACGCCTCCTCATGGCTGCAATATTTGCCCTCCCAACATGTGCAAG GGTCTAATAATGGAAAAGATCAGAGCTTCTGTATCAGCAGAGGGAAATAAGCGGTTCATCTATCTTGGTGATGGAACCCCAGATTTCTGCGCCAGTTTGAAGCTTGAAGGAGGAGATTTCCTGATGCCAAGGAAAGATTTCCCAATCTGGGAAATAATATGCACCAACCAAGGACTTATAAAAGCAAACATTCATGAATGGAGCAATGGGGAGGACCTTGAAACCACACTGCTCAAGTTATTAAACTCATTCTTCCTTGAAGAGAAAAGCAGCAAGGTAACTGATCAGTTGGCTGAAGTTGATTGCAAGTTCCTCACAAGTTCAATCATTACCCATGCATGA
- the LOC142621461 gene encoding protein NDL2-like, which yields MGDSSDSVSVDMEGIAFGGKEHLVKTCHGSVSVAVFGDQDKPALVTYPDLSLNHVSCFQGLFFCPEACSLLLHNFCIYHISPPGHELGAAEISPDNPVLSADDLADQIVEVLNYFGLGAVMCLGVTAGAYVLALFAMKYRPRVLGLILVSPICKAPSWTEWLYNKVMSNLLYFYGMCGVVKELLLKRYFSKDVRGNAQVLESDIVQACRRSLEERQSSNVWRFLEAINGRPDITEGLRKLQCRSLIFVGDNSPFHSEALHMISNLDSRYSALVEVQACGSMVTEEQPHAMLIPLEYFLMGYGLYRPSQLSVSPRSPLSPSCIAPELLSPESMGLKLKPIKTRISLEV from the exons atgggGGATTCAAGCGATTCTGTGTCGGTTGATATGGAGGGGATCGCATTTGGCGGAAAG GAGCATCTTGTAAAAACTTGTCACGGTTCTGTGTCTGTTGCTGTGTTTGGGGATCAGGACAAGCCAGCTCTTGTCACTTATCCAGACTTATCTCTAAATC ATGTTTCCTGCTTTCAAGGATTATTCTTTTGTCCAGAAGCATGTTCCTTGTTACTACACAATTTTTGCATATATCATATCAGTCCTCCAGGACATGAG TTGGGAGCTGCTGAAATTAGTCCTGACAACCCTGTGCTTTCTGCTGATGATTTAGCAGATCAGATTGTCGAGGTTCTCAACtattttgg ACTTGGCGCTGTGATGTGTTTGGGGGTTACAGCTGGAGCTTACGTCCTTGCCCTATTTGCA ATGAAATATAGACCGCGTGTTCTTGGTCTGATACTTGTTTCTCCTATATGCAAAGCACCCTCTTGGACGGAATGGTTGTATAATAAG GTAATGTCAAATTTACTCTACTTCTATGGCATGTGTGGAGTGGTGAAGGAGTTATTGCTTAAGAGGTACTTCAGCAAG GATGTTCGTGGCAATGCTCAAGTACTAGAGTCTGATATAGTTCAGGCTTGTAGAAGA tCTTTGGAGGAGAGGCAGAGTTCAAATGTTTGGCGGTTTCTTGAAGCAATTAATGG GAGACCTGACATTACTGAGGGATTGAGAAAACTACAATGTCGTTCTCTAATTTTTGTTGGGGATAACTCTCCATTTCATTCTGAGGCTCTCCACATGATTTCCAATCTAGATAGTCGATACAGTGCACTAGTTGAG GTTCAGGCATGTGGGTCAATGGTGACAGAGGAGCAGCCCCATGCTATGTTAATACCATTGGAGTACTTCCTCATGGGATACGGCTTGTACCGGCCATCTCAATTAAGTGTCAGCCCAAGGAGCCCCTTGAGTCCATCTTGCATTGCCCCGGAACTTCTCTCACCCGAAAGTATGGGCCTAAAGTTGAAACCAATTAAAACACGAATTTCATTGGAAGTCTAA
- the LOC142640217 gene encoding uncharacterized protein LOC142640217 encodes MTQTAPPNNPYQPMLTESIQRFLTEYRNGVTDFSNFGSIFSRLLQIVPDPPLQILWFYSALTFHTSKLTHHSPISKRVVLVKELFQLLTARSSPCGQFKKIATLAPVIYELYHLAVQHDNKISRKEIENLLEGVVSYTSICCGGGGGDCEAVGVKEEEESLTVSGFRDVLGVWTVDNCGDRDELRVFFPVVSEEVRNGIRVGCGVGYLAGVVMCEAFLLRLCLKFGSGNSRLELEKDLHNWAIQTINGFQSFWFIDTLLKMLLEPVLPVTFLLSYEDEILLQEVLYDVVIRVEYSFLEPPRVIQLAGKHLKNLILKWLFVADTAIRSAREKGNQAKAFSYINAFSESCLPSQLIKWVTDQTVTGRKISKPNVSTPVALLGWLLTVEEQEVRVFDCEISKVQAKAAICKSRVEYVLPELKPNGNSLNESSLFSLAEEVRGEDKFNGDLEMVDSMDTAFLVANGMMKTTATDGTRKRKEGIKDEKELQVKFVKHHFHETSVREKCFLMSNDDGLSSGLSSGSEVDNPVSDEDMEDIRQ; translated from the exons ATGACCCAAACAGCACCGCCAAACAATCCTTACCAGCCCATGCTAACCGAGTCCATCCAACGTTTCTTGACCGAATACCGAAACGGCGTGACCGATTTCTCCAATTTCGGCTCCATCTTCTCCCGATTGCTCCAAATCGTGCCGGACCCACCTCTCCAAATCCTCTGGTTCTACTCTGCACTCACATTCCACACCTCCAAACTCACCCACCACTCTCCCATTTCAAAACGAGTCGTTTTGGTCAAAGAACTCTTCCAATTACTCACCGCTCGTTCCTCACCGTGCGGTCAGTTCAAAAAAATCGCCACCCTCGCTCCGGTTATTTACGAGCTGTACCACTTGGCGGTACAGCACGACAACAAAATTTCGAGAAAAGAGATTGAGAATTTGCTTGAAGGCGTTGTTAGTTACACCAGCATTTGttgcggcggcggcggcggcgatTGTGAGGCTGTTGGTGTTAAAGAAGAGGAGGAGAGTTTAACGGTTTCGGGTTTTCGGGACGTGTTGGGTGTGTGGACTGTTGATAACTGTGGTGATAGGGATGAATTGAGAGTGTTTTTTCCGGTTGTGAGTGAAGAAGTTCGCAATGGGATTAGAGTGGGATGTGGGGTTGGGTACTTGGCTGGGGTTGTTATGTGTGAGGCCTTTTTGTTGAGGTTGTGTTTGAAGTTCGGGTCGGGGAACTCGAGATTGGAGCTGGAGAAGGATTTGCACAATTGGGCCATTCAGACGATAAATGGGTTTCAGAGCTTTTGGTTTATTG ATACCCTTCTCAAGATGCTGTTAGAGCCAGTTTTGCCTGTCACTTTCCTACTG AGTTATGAAGATGAAATTCTTTTACAAGAAGTTCTTTATGATGTTGTCATAAGAGTGGAATATTCATTCCTTGAACCTCCAAGAGTGATTCAGTTGGCTggcaaacacttgaaaaatcTCATTCTGAAGTGGTTGTTTGTAGCTGACACCGCCATACGGTCTGCTAG GGAAAAAGGTAACCAGGCCAAAGCCTTTTCTTATATTAATGCCTTCTCTGAATCTTGCTTACCCTCTCAATTGATCAAGTGGGTTACTGATCAGACTGTCACCGGGAGAAAAATAAGCAAACCAAATGTTTCCACTCCAGTAGCTCTTCTTG GGTGGCTACTAACTGTTGAAGAGCAAGAGGTTAGAGTATTTGATTGTGAGATATCTAAAGTCCAGGCCAAAGCTGCAATTTGCAAGTCAAGGGTAGAGTATGTTCTTCCAGAACTAAAACCAAATGGCAATAGCCTGAATGAAAGTTCCCTGTTTAGTTTGGCTGAGGAGGTGAGAGGggaagataaatttaatggtgATCTAGAGATGGTTGATTCTATGGACACTGCATTTTTAGTGGCTAATGGCATGATGAAGACAACAGCTACTGATGGGACAAGAAAACGCAAAGAAGGGATAAAGGATGAAAAGGAACTACAGGTTAAGTTTGTCAAGCATCACTTTCATGAGACTTCAGTTAGAGAGAAGTGTTTCCTTATGAGCAATGATGATGGTTTAAGTAGTGGTTTAAGTAGTGGGAGTGAGGTGGATAATCCAGTCTCTGATGAAGATATGGAAGATATAAGGCAATGA